Within the Nitrospira sp. genome, the region AAAACAATGCCGAGGATTTCACCCCAATACGACGGTCATCGTCACGATCTTGGAGCGCATAGATTGTGTCGTACGCCACGGCCCAACACACGGTCGAGAGAAAGACGATCCATGCAGAGAGATCAAGTTGTTCGCGCACGGCAGCCCAGGCCATGATGCCTCCCCACCCAAACGCAATCCCGAGTACGGCCTGGGGAATGGGGAGGATGCGCTTGGCCAGAGGGTATGCAGCCGCTAGGGCCACGGCGATGAGGCTTAGCCAGCGGGCGAGGGGTGGGAGCAGTGACAGGAGCCCGGCAGCGGCAGCGAGCAATGCCCCTAGAGCAGCAAGGGCCTGAGGTACAGTCAATTCACCTGAGGCCAGCGGACGGGTGCGAGTCCTCGCGACTTGGCGATCAATCCGACGATCGGCCAGGTCGTTCAGAATCACGCCGGCACTCCGCATCAGGAAGGCACCTGCGGAAAAAATAATGACGAGCGACCAGGGTGGTCGTCCCCGGCTGGCGAACCACAGGGACCATAGTGAGGGCCAAAGAAGGAGCCACGTCCCCGATTGATTGTTCAAGCGAATGAGCCGAGCGAGGGAGCTCCACGACCCGCTGTTCCGCGAAATGGGATCCGGGATTGCCGGGGCGCGCATAATGATGACGGAACTTAGCGAAAGCGATCAGGCCAGTCAATGCCTCTGAGCACGGTAAGCGTGTTCGCACCAACGTCGTGTCTCGTCCCTCCCAGGTTGTCTTCCCGGTAGCGATTCGGTATACAATGTGAGTCCATATCGTGCACACGCCGCATTTACTCCGCTTCCAAGTCCTTGGCCTGTTGTTGAGCCACATGACCGCTGCTTTGCGCTTCACGGCTTTCGTATGGCTGCTAGTGCTATCTGGCTGCAGCCTGTGGAGCGACCGTGCCCCGAGTGCCGCTGCCTCCGATGGCCAGGTGGTTGCGCCGACGACTGGAACGGCTCCTGGCAATCAGATGACCGCGAGCGGAACCGACACGTTAGACAACACCGCTCCAGAGGCCCCACGGGCGGTACTCAGTTTTCGGGCCATGGTCAGGGATGAAAGCCGTAATCACGTGTTGGAAGAAGGCGAGCATCTGAGTGTCGAGGTTGATGTCCACAACGGTGGCCCCGATCGGGCCGAAAATGTCGAAGTCTTTCTCGCCGGCACACCAGGGCTCGTCGACCAGTTTTCGGCTCCG harbors:
- the ubiA gene encoding 4-hydroxybenzoate octaprenyltransferase, encoding MRSAGVILNDLADRRIDRQVARTRTRPLASGELTVPQALAALGALLAAAAGLLSLLPPLARWLSLIAVALAAAYPLAKRILPIPQAVLGIAFGWGGIMAWAAVREQLDLSAWIVFLSTVCWAVAYDTIYALQDRDDDRRIGVKSSALFFRDHTWIAVGICEMGLVIGLTLVGWRTGAGQGLYAGLLGTGVFLAWQAWRVRSIREGQEAFRLFAQHVWVGGILLAGIALGFV